One genomic region from Thalassotalea sp. PS06 encodes:
- a CDS encoding MFS transporter, whose amino-acid sequence MTQPASSTWRTPFVFLIVSSVIMTLSFSGWQALLNNFTIEAAGFTGAEIGMLQSLREIPGFLAFTAVFILLVIKEQHFALVSLCLLTVGVAITGLFPFEYGLYATTVLMSVGFHYFETVNQSLSLQWFSKEEAPAKLGKLLSVKSIAALVVYAFIYVAFEYFSMPFATAYLILGGLGLALTAWLWLYMPLFPVKVAQHKHIVLRKRYSLYYFLTFLSGARRQIFVVFAGFMMVEKFGYSVADITLLYMLNHLLNIYIAPKIGEWIGKVGERKALTIEYVGLIIVFTGYGLVENAYVAAALYVIDHIFFAMAIAIKTYFQKIADPADIASNAGVSFTINHIAAVIIPASFGLMWLVEPSWVFYSGAAIAACSLIASQWVKIIPHPHSQALQPGGKPVTTKA is encoded by the coding sequence ATGACCCAGCCTGCTTCTTCAACTTGGCGAACCCCCTTTGTATTTTTAATCGTTTCTTCTGTCATCATGACATTAAGCTTTTCTGGTTGGCAGGCGCTGTTAAACAATTTCACCATTGAAGCGGCAGGATTTACCGGCGCGGAAATCGGTATGCTGCAATCTTTGCGTGAAATTCCAGGGTTTCTTGCTTTTACGGCGGTTTTCATACTGTTGGTGATCAAAGAACAACACTTTGCGCTGGTGTCCTTATGTTTATTAACCGTAGGTGTTGCCATCACCGGTTTATTTCCGTTCGAATATGGCTTGTACGCGACTACGGTCCTGATGTCGGTGGGCTTTCATTACTTTGAAACCGTAAACCAATCTCTTAGCCTGCAATGGTTTAGCAAAGAAGAGGCTCCGGCCAAACTTGGTAAACTACTGTCGGTAAAATCCATCGCCGCGCTGGTGGTATACGCCTTTATTTACGTGGCATTTGAATACTTCTCGATGCCGTTTGCAACCGCCTATTTGATTCTTGGCGGTCTTGGTTTGGCGCTCACGGCCTGGTTGTGGCTGTATATGCCATTGTTTCCAGTAAAAGTTGCTCAGCACAAGCATATCGTTCTGCGTAAGCGCTATTCGCTTTACTATTTTCTGACTTTTTTAAGTGGTGCTCGTCGGCAGATATTCGTGGTATTTGCGGGTTTTATGATGGTGGAAAAGTTCGGTTATTCGGTTGCCGATATCACCTTGTTGTATATGCTGAACCACTTATTGAATATTTATATCGCACCGAAAATTGGTGAATGGATTGGCAAAGTTGGCGAGCGCAAAGCCCTGACGATTGAATACGTTGGCCTGATTATTGTCTTTACTGGCTATGGTTTGGTGGAAAACGCCTATGTGGCAGCAGCGCTGTATGTTATCGACCACATCTTTTTCGCGATGGCGATTGCTATAAAAACCTACTTTCAGAAAATTGCCGACCCGGCAGATATTGCCTCCAATGCCGGCGTGAGTTTCACTATCAACCATATTGCAGCTGTGATTATCCCTGCATCTTTTGGCCTGATGTGGTTAGTTGAACCTTCCTGGGTATTTTACAGTGGTGCCGCCATTGCCGCTTGCTCATTGATTGCCAGTCAGTGGGTGAAGATTATTCCTCACCCACATAGCCAAGCGCTTCAACCTGGCGGAAAACCGGTAACAACAAAAGCGTAA
- a CDS encoding aminotransferase class V-fold PLP-dependent enzyme: MLRRQFLNRLGLGLGATFLTTKQALAFASDSASSKGNSGLPSTEPISPADWKALRDLFPLTQDYIQLATFLLASHPKPVSDAINYHRKALDENPADYWHSKYLTIDGDIAKSAADYMGGDPKCIALTDSTTMGLGLVYSGLLLNPDEEILHTTHDHYSTDMSLAHRAKRTGAKVRQIDLYENAWEVSVDDVCKRLKSSIQPQTRVFACTWVHSSTGVKLPVSDMADVIKDINKSRGEDEQILFCVDGVHGFGIEDQDVSKLGCDFFIAGTHKWIFGPRGTGVIWGTEQAWQRSEVVIPSFSASYDVWLGNLTQDKVPVGEHMTPGGFHSFEHRWALPEAFKLHQQLGKANVQQRIHQLNTQTKEGLAKMSHVKLHTPMATEISSGLVCFEVDGMHPEEVVKTLHGKGVIMSNTPYRKTYARFAPSLLNNEKEIDVALAQIRALA; this comes from the coding sequence ATGTTACGACGTCAATTCTTAAACCGTCTGGGCCTTGGTCTGGGCGCAACCTTTCTTACCACAAAACAAGCCTTAGCTTTTGCCTCTGACTCAGCTAGCAGCAAAGGCAACAGCGGACTTCCCAGCACAGAGCCGATATCGCCGGCAGACTGGAAAGCGCTCAGAGACTTATTCCCTTTAACCCAGGATTACATCCAACTTGCCACTTTCCTGCTTGCCTCGCATCCAAAACCGGTTAGTGACGCCATTAATTATCACCGTAAAGCCCTTGATGAGAATCCTGCCGATTACTGGCACAGTAAGTATCTGACCATAGATGGTGATATCGCCAAATCCGCGGCCGATTACATGGGCGGCGACCCGAAATGTATAGCCCTGACCGATAGCACCACCATGGGCCTGGGTCTGGTTTACAGCGGCTTGTTATTAAATCCAGACGAAGAAATCCTCCATACCACCCATGATCATTATTCCACCGATATGTCACTCGCCCACCGCGCCAAAAGAACCGGTGCTAAAGTGCGACAAATCGATCTTTATGAAAACGCCTGGGAAGTCAGTGTTGATGATGTCTGCAAACGCTTGAAATCATCAATACAACCACAAACCCGGGTATTCGCCTGTACCTGGGTACATTCATCTACCGGAGTAAAACTGCCAGTAAGCGATATGGCTGATGTAATTAAAGACATTAACAAAAGCCGGGGCGAAGATGAGCAAATCCTGTTTTGTGTTGATGGTGTGCATGGCTTTGGCATTGAGGATCAGGACGTCAGCAAACTTGGTTGTGATTTCTTTATCGCCGGCACCCATAAATGGATATTTGGTCCAAGGGGCACGGGGGTGATATGGGGAACGGAACAAGCCTGGCAGCGCAGCGAGGTAGTTATTCCAAGCTTTAGCGCCTCTTACGATGTCTGGCTCGGTAACCTTACCCAGGATAAGGTACCGGTTGGCGAACATATGACACCTGGTGGCTTCCACTCCTTTGAACATCGCTGGGCATTACCTGAGGCTTTTAAACTGCATCAGCAACTTGGTAAAGCCAATGTTCAGCAGCGTATCCATCAGCTCAATACGCAAACCAAAGAAGGTTTGGCAAAAATGTCCCATGTAAAACTGCACACACCGATGGCGACGGAGATTTCATCGGGCTTAGTGTGTTTTGAAGTCGATGGTATGCACCCGGAAGAGGTGGTGAAAACCTTACATGGCAAAGGCGTGATTATGAGTAACACACCATATCGTAAAACCTATGCCCGTTTTGCCCCTTCACTGCTAAATAATGAAAAAGAGATTGATGTAGCGCTCGCACAAATACGAGCCCTTGCATAA
- the purL gene encoding phosphoribosylformylglycinamidine synthase, whose translation MEILRGAPALSDFRIKKLLAQCAQLNLPVKDVYAEFMHFSHNSAALTSDELSKLEKLLTYGPTIEEHEPQGTLFLVTPRPGTISPWSSKSTDIAHNCGLDKIIRLERGIAYYVETSEALTAEQTNALTALFHDRMMEVVFSKFEQVESLFASAEPGSLTSVDIIGGGREALATANIDLGLALADDEIDYLVDNFTKLGRNPNDIELYMFAQANSEHCRHKIFNADWTIDGEAQPKSLFKMIKNTYEQNSDYVLSAYKDNAAVMTGSEAGRFFPNPVSKEYEYTQEDIHILMKVETHNHPTAISPYPGAATGSGGEIRDEGATGIGSKPKAGLVGFTVSNLRIPGFEQPWETDFGKPGRIVSALDIMIEGPLGGAAFNNEFGRPNILGYFRTYEEQVHSFNGEEVRGYHKPIMLAGGLGNIREEHVQKGEIVVGASLIALGGPAMNIGLGGGAASSMASGQSNEDLDFASVQRENPEMERRCQEVIDRCWQLGDDNPILFIHDVGAGGLSNAFPELVADAGRGGKFELRNVPNDERSMSPLEIWCNESQERYVLAVAPERMDEFKAICDRERAPFAVVGYATEEEHLTLTDEHFADDADKNTPIDLSLDLLLGKPPKMHRQVESKSETGKDLSLADVDLNDAADRILSLPTVAEKTFLITIGDRTVTGMVNRDQMVGPWQVPVADCAVTAAALDSYHGEAMSMGERTPVALLNYGASARLAVAESLTNIASADIGDLNRIKLSANWMAAAGHPGEDAGLYEAVKAVGEELCPALGLTIPVGKDSMSMKTKWQDESGADKAVTAPLSLIITAFGRVEDIRKTVTPQLRTDKGDSRIVAIDLSGGKNRLGGSCLAQVYKQLGTQTPDVDDPQVLKGFFNAIQHLVREQKLLAYHDRSDGGLFTAVAEMAFAGHTGVDIDISKLAGDDLSVLFHEELGAVIQIRESDVDAIHAIFEEHGILEYCADIGRLNNDDQIRFSRDGKEVLTNTRTHFRTTWANTTYKMQSLRDNPECAEQEHMLKFDTEDPGLNVHLTFDINEDIVAGHIAADAEDESNPKVAILREQGVNSHVEMAAAFDRAGFITVDVHMSDVLAGRVDLADFKGLVACGGFSYGDVLGAGEGWAKSILFNDKAREMFKTFFHREDTFSLGVCNGCQMLSNLHEIIPGSDAWPRFVQNRSERFEARFSLVEIQESPSIFFKDMEGSRMPIAVSHGEGRAEFASDDAIANANDSGTVAMRYVDNYGQVTETYPSNPNGSPDGITSLTTTDGRVTIMMPHPERVFRTVANSWHPDEWQEDSPWVRMFRNARKFVG comes from the coding sequence ATGGAAATCCTACGCGGCGCTCCGGCGTTATCCGATTTCAGAATAAAAAAGCTCCTGGCGCAATGTGCGCAATTGAACCTGCCCGTTAAAGACGTTTACGCAGAGTTTATGCACTTCTCGCACAACAGTGCGGCGTTGACCAGCGATGAGCTCAGCAAACTTGAAAAGCTGCTGACCTACGGGCCGACAATCGAAGAACACGAACCTCAAGGTACATTATTCCTCGTCACTCCCCGCCCCGGCACCATCTCCCCCTGGTCCTCCAAATCTACCGACATCGCACACAACTGTGGCTTAGATAAAATAATCCGACTTGAACGTGGTATCGCCTACTACGTAGAAACCAGCGAAGCATTAACGGCTGAACAAACCAATGCGTTAACGGCTTTGTTCCACGATCGCATGATGGAAGTGGTATTTAGTAAATTTGAACAAGTTGAATCTTTATTTGCCAGCGCTGAACCGGGTTCTCTAACCTCGGTTGACATCATTGGTGGTGGCCGTGAAGCGCTAGCGACCGCCAATATCGATTTAGGCCTGGCCTTAGCGGACGATGAAATCGACTACTTAGTGGATAATTTCACTAAGCTTGGCCGCAATCCGAACGACATCGAATTGTATATGTTTGCCCAGGCAAATTCGGAACACTGTCGTCATAAGATTTTTAACGCCGACTGGACCATCGACGGCGAAGCGCAGCCAAAATCATTATTCAAAATGATTAAAAACACCTATGAGCAAAACAGCGATTACGTGTTAAGTGCTTATAAAGATAACGCTGCGGTTATGACAGGTTCTGAAGCCGGCCGTTTCTTCCCGAACCCGGTTAGCAAAGAATACGAATACACTCAGGAAGACATTCATATCCTGATGAAGGTTGAAACCCACAACCACCCAACGGCTATCTCACCTTACCCAGGTGCTGCTACCGGTTCTGGTGGTGAAATTCGTGATGAAGGTGCTACCGGTATTGGTTCTAAGCCAAAAGCGGGTCTGGTTGGTTTTACCGTATCGAACCTTCGCATTCCAGGTTTTGAACAGCCATGGGAAACCGATTTTGGCAAGCCCGGTCGTATCGTATCGGCACTGGATATTATGATCGAAGGTCCATTAGGTGGCGCTGCGTTTAACAACGAATTTGGTCGCCCGAATATCCTTGGTTACTTCCGTACCTACGAAGAACAGGTTCACTCGTTCAATGGTGAAGAAGTTCGTGGTTACCACAAGCCAATCATGCTTGCTGGTGGTTTAGGTAATATCCGTGAAGAGCACGTGCAAAAAGGTGAAATCGTAGTTGGTGCCAGCCTGATTGCATTAGGTGGCCCGGCAATGAACATTGGTCTTGGTGGCGGCGCGGCTTCCTCCATGGCTTCAGGTCAGTCAAACGAAGATTTAGACTTTGCTTCTGTACAACGTGAAAACCCAGAAATGGAGCGTCGTTGTCAGGAAGTTATCGACCGCTGTTGGCAGTTGGGTGATGACAACCCAATTCTGTTTATCCACGATGTGGGTGCTGGTGGCCTTTCTAATGCATTCCCAGAGCTGGTCGCTGATGCTGGCCGTGGTGGTAAATTTGAGCTGCGCAATGTACCAAACGATGAGCGTAGCATGTCACCACTGGAAATCTGGTGTAACGAATCTCAGGAACGTTATGTATTAGCAGTAGCACCAGAGCGCATGGATGAGTTTAAAGCCATCTGTGATCGCGAGCGTGCCCCATTCGCCGTTGTCGGCTATGCCACTGAAGAAGAACATCTAACCCTTACTGACGAACATTTTGCTGATGACGCGGATAAGAATACGCCAATCGATTTGTCACTTGATTTATTGCTTGGTAAGCCGCCGAAGATGCACCGTCAGGTAGAAAGCAAAAGCGAAACCGGTAAAGACTTATCACTTGCAGACGTTGATTTAAACGATGCAGCGGATCGTATTTTAAGCTTGCCAACGGTTGCTGAGAAAACCTTCCTTATCACCATTGGTGATCGCACCGTAACCGGTATGGTTAATCGTGATCAGATGGTTGGTCCCTGGCAGGTACCAGTGGCAGATTGTGCGGTTACCGCGGCTGCCCTTGATAGCTACCATGGTGAAGCTATGTCCATGGGTGAGCGCACGCCAGTTGCTTTGCTTAACTATGGCGCCTCTGCACGCTTAGCGGTAGCAGAATCTCTAACCAACATCGCCAGTGCCGATATCGGTGATTTAAACCGTATCAAGCTTTCTGCAAACTGGATGGCTGCAGCTGGTCATCCAGGTGAAGATGCCGGCCTTTACGAAGCCGTAAAAGCCGTTGGTGAAGAGTTATGTCCAGCCTTAGGCTTGACCATCCCTGTTGGTAAAGACTCGATGTCAATGAAGACTAAGTGGCAGGACGAGAGCGGCGCTGATAAAGCCGTTACTGCACCACTTTCATTGATTATCACTGCCTTTGGCCGTGTAGAAGACATTCGCAAAACGGTAACTCCTCAGCTTCGTACTGATAAAGGCGATTCACGTATCGTTGCTATCGATTTGTCTGGCGGTAAGAACCGTTTAGGTGGTTCGTGTCTGGCACAGGTTTACAAGCAACTGGGTACACAAACACCTGATGTTGACGATCCACAAGTTCTGAAAGGTTTCTTCAACGCCATTCAGCATTTGGTTCGTGAACAAAAACTGCTTGCATACCATGACCGTTCAGACGGTGGTTTATTCACTGCTGTCGCGGAAATGGCATTTGCCGGTCACACTGGTGTTGATATTGATATCAGCAAACTTGCCGGTGATGACTTAAGCGTTCTATTCCACGAAGAGCTGGGCGCGGTGATTCAAATCCGTGAGTCAGATGTTGATGCAATCCATGCCATCTTCGAAGAGCACGGCATCTTAGAATACTGCGCTGATATTGGTCGCTTAAACAATGACGATCAAATTCGCTTTAGCCGTGACGGTAAAGAAGTACTAACCAACACTCGTACTCACTTCCGTACTACCTGGGCAAATACTACGTACAAGATGCAATCGTTACGTGATAACCCAGAGTGTGCCGAGCAAGAGCACATGCTTAAGTTCGATACCGAAGATCCGGGTCTTAACGTACACCTGACTTTTGACATCAACGAAGATATCGTTGCCGGTCACATTGCTGCAGACGCCGAAGATGAAAGCAATCCGAAAGTTGCCATTTTACGTGAGCAAGGTGTTAACTCGCATGTTGAAATGGCAGCGGCATTTGATCGCGCAGGCTTTATCACTGTCGACGTTCACATGTCAGATGTATTAGCTGGCCGCGTTGATTTGGCCGACTTTAAAGGCCTTGTTGCCTGTGGTGGTTTCTCTTACGGTGACGTACTAGGTGCTGGTGAAGGTTGGGCGAAGTCAATTTTATTCAACGACAAAGCCCGCGAGATGTTCAAAACCTTCTTCCACCGTGAAGATACCTTCTCATTAGGTGTGTGTAATGGTTGTCAGATGCTGTCGAACCTACATGAGATTATCCCGGGTTCTGATGCATGGCCGCGTTTCGTGCAGAATAGATCTGAGCGTTTTGAAGCACGTTTCTCGTTGGTAGAGATTCAGGAAAGCCCGTCAATCTTCTTTAAAGATATGGAAGGTTCACGTATGCCAATCGCGGTATCACACGGTGAAGGTCGCGCAGAATTTGCATCTGATGATGCCATTGCAAACGCCAACGACTCTGGCACAGTAGCAATGCGTTATGTCGACAACTACGGTCAGGTTACCGAAACCTATCCTTCGAACCCGAATGGTTCTCCGGACGGTATCACCTCGTTAACCACAACCGATGGTCGCGTAACCATTATGATGCCTCACCCTGAGCGAGTATTCAGAACCGTTGCTAACTCATGGCATCCAGATGAGTGGCAGGAAGACTCACCTTGGGTCCGCATGTTCCGCAACGCCAGAAAATTTGTTGGCTAA
- the mltF gene encoding membrane-bound lytic murein transglycosylase MltF — MKNFILIAQYLRIALISVLVMSLSACSDPQKPSSLKQILERKTLRVGTLHGPGNYYRKGSNEAGFEYELAQKYSEYLGIELQMVSVHNLSDLISKLDKGQVDVIAAGITVTKERQQHYRFAPGYGQVSQELVFKQGGKWPQSINEIDGDFVVMKDSSHAQNLVQLKKLQPNLSWQETDKHDSEELLRAVVEGDIDFTVVDSNTLALNQQHYPQLSVAFTIQKAQPIAWMLSQEADDAFLSSLIEFFGEVHHNGTLLTLTQKYYTDAISIAGIDNSGFINAAKVKLPQFESMFRRHAEGMDWRLLAAISYQESQWQPTARSHTGGRGIMMLDKKTARQLDVHSRLDAEQSIRGSAKLFQQMFSRIPHRISNPDRQWFALAAYNIGWGHLDDARLLTEERGGDPDRWLDVKETLPLLKQRKYYQDAKFGYVRGDEPVRYVENIRAYYDTLVHLDDENLHQN, encoded by the coding sequence ATGAAAAATTTTATCCTTATCGCTCAATATCTTCGTATCGCTTTGATCTCCGTTCTGGTTATGTCTCTTAGTGCCTGTAGCGATCCACAAAAGCCCAGCTCGTTAAAACAAATTCTCGAACGCAAAACCCTGCGCGTCGGTACCTTGCATGGCCCTGGAAACTATTATCGCAAAGGTTCAAATGAAGCCGGTTTTGAATATGAGCTGGCGCAAAAATACAGTGAGTATCTGGGGATAGAATTGCAAATGGTTTCGGTACATAACCTCAGCGATTTAATCTCTAAATTGGATAAAGGCCAGGTGGATGTTATTGCCGCTGGCATTACCGTTACCAAAGAAAGACAACAACACTATCGCTTCGCGCCAGGCTATGGCCAGGTTTCTCAGGAACTGGTGTTTAAACAGGGCGGAAAGTGGCCGCAATCCATCAACGAAATTGATGGCGATTTTGTGGTGATGAAAGATTCATCCCATGCTCAGAATCTGGTGCAGCTAAAAAAACTACAACCTAACCTGAGCTGGCAGGAAACCGACAAGCACGATAGCGAAGAGTTATTAAGAGCGGTTGTTGAAGGTGACATCGATTTCACCGTCGTTGATTCAAATACCTTAGCGTTAAACCAGCAACACTATCCGCAGCTCAGCGTTGCCTTTACCATTCAAAAAGCGCAGCCCATTGCCTGGATGCTCAGTCAGGAGGCGGATGACGCTTTTCTTTCATCGTTGATTGAGTTCTTCGGCGAGGTTCATCATAACGGTACCTTGCTTACCCTGACGCAAAAATATTATACCGATGCCATCAGCATAGCCGGCATTGATAACAGTGGTTTTATCAACGCTGCGAAAGTTAAATTACCGCAGTTCGAATCCATGTTTCGTCGTCATGCCGAAGGCATGGATTGGCGTTTATTGGCAGCTATTTCGTATCAGGAATCACAGTGGCAACCAACAGCAAGATCACACACTGGCGGGCGCGGCATTATGATGCTGGATAAGAAAACCGCCAGACAGCTGGATGTTCACTCACGTTTGGATGCCGAGCAAAGTATTCGTGGTTCTGCTAAATTATTTCAGCAAATGTTTTCGCGCATTCCACACCGTATCAGTAACCCTGATCGCCAGTGGTTTGCACTAGCCGCATACAATATCGGCTGGGGACACCTTGATGATGCCAGACTGTTAACGGAAGAACGTGGTGGTGACCCGGATCGATGGCTAGATGTCAAAGAAACCTTACCGTTATTGAAACAGCGCAAGTACTATCAGGACGCCAAATTTGGTTATGTTCGCGGTGATGAGCCGGTGCGCTATGTTGAGAATATTCGCGCTTATTACGACACCTTAGTGCATTTAGACGACGAAAATCTGCATCAAAATTAA
- the tadA gene encoding tRNA adenosine(34) deaminase TadA codes for MTQETLAQDQAFMRAAMEEAERAAEFGEIPVGAVLVHQGEIIARGCNQSITLNDPSAHAEMQAIRAAGEVLNNYRMLDCTLYVTLEPCPMCAGLLVHSRIKRLVFGASDLKTGSCGSVFNLTQSEKLNHQLEVTSGVLGEECSANLSAFFKKRRDEKKQQKLAKRSQR; via the coding sequence ATGACCCAAGAGACATTAGCCCAGGATCAAGCGTTTATGCGTGCCGCCATGGAGGAAGCCGAACGTGCTGCCGAATTTGGGGAAATTCCTGTGGGTGCTGTGCTTGTGCATCAAGGTGAAATAATCGCCCGAGGCTGTAACCAGAGCATTACCTTGAACGATCCGTCCGCTCATGCTGAAATGCAGGCGATCCGCGCAGCCGGCGAGGTTTTGAATAACTATCGAATGCTCGATTGTACCTTGTATGTCACTCTGGAGCCTTGCCCGATGTGCGCCGGCTTGTTGGTTCATAGTCGAATCAAACGATTGGTGTTTGGGGCCAGTGATTTAAAAACCGGTTCTTGTGGCAGTGTATTTAATTTAACCCAATCGGAAAAATTGAATCACCAGCTTGAGGTTACATCTGGTGTTTTAGGTGAGGAATGCTCTGCTAATCTCTCGGCATTTTTTAAGAAACGTCGTGACGAGAAAAAACAACAAAAGTTAGCGAAGCGTTCTCAACGCTAG
- a CDS encoding phage shock protein B produces MSVFNFVIIIVVCSLIYEYFNQRQKLQHNSKHSKKQHDELMNEIGELKTRVETLEKIVTDKGYDLKSEIDNL; encoded by the coding sequence ATGAGCGTATTTAATTTTGTCATTATTATCGTGGTTTGTTCGTTGATTTATGAATATTTCAATCAACGTCAGAAATTACAGCACAATAGTAAGCATTCAAAAAAACAACATGATGAATTGATGAATGAGATTGGCGAGCTGAAAACACGGGTTGAGACTCTTGAAAAAATCGTAACCGACAAAGGCTACGATTTAAAAAGCGAAATCGATAATTTATAA
- the hemW gene encoding radical SAM family heme chaperone HemW, whose product MLAVQPLSLYIHIPWCVQKCPYCDFNSHALKQDIDEPAYVRALLKDLDDDIERFKLNRPLHSIFIGGGTPSLFSAKAIGDILEGVGKRLTISADTEITLEANPGTVEADKFKGFAAAGVNRLSIGVQSFASDKLIKLGRIHDTNQAIRAAELAHQAGIRSFNLDLMHGLEQQSVTAAMDDLRQAINLNPQHLSWYQLTIEPNTAFYSKPPTLPEDEILWDIQEAGFELLASAGYQQYEISAFSKGEAFQSRHNLNYWQNGDYLGIGCGAHGKITDINGQTIHRTVKIKHPKGYLEPGRSALDHWHQVAEAERPFEYMMNRLRLFKPFSLSDYQQATGLGADSIDDALQQACGKGLLEARNNHFQVTPQGHRYLNDLLSLFL is encoded by the coding sequence GTGCTAGCTGTTCAACCTCTGTCTTTGTACATCCATATTCCCTGGTGTGTGCAAAAATGTCCGTATTGTGATTTTAATTCCCATGCCTTGAAGCAGGATATTGATGAGCCCGCCTATGTTAGGGCGCTGCTAAAAGATCTCGATGATGATATCGAGCGCTTTAAACTAAACCGGCCATTACATTCAATATTTATCGGTGGCGGCACCCCTAGCCTGTTCTCAGCAAAAGCTATTGGCGACATACTCGAAGGTGTTGGTAAACGATTAACCATTAGCGCTGATACCGAGATAACTTTAGAAGCAAACCCTGGCACGGTTGAAGCAGATAAATTTAAAGGTTTTGCCGCTGCCGGTGTAAACCGTCTGTCCATTGGCGTGCAGAGCTTTGCTTCTGACAAGCTGATAAAACTTGGCCGCATTCACGATACTAACCAAGCAATTCGTGCCGCCGAATTAGCCCATCAAGCGGGTATTCGCAGTTTTAACCTGGACTTAATGCACGGTCTGGAGCAACAAAGCGTTACTGCGGCGATGGATGATTTGCGTCAGGCCATCAACCTGAATCCTCAGCATCTGTCCTGGTATCAGTTGACCATTGAACCGAATACCGCGTTTTATTCAAAACCCCCGACGTTACCGGAAGATGAAATTCTCTGGGATATACAGGAGGCAGGGTTTGAACTGCTGGCAAGTGCTGGCTATCAGCAATATGAGATATCGGCGTTCAGCAAAGGTGAAGCGTTTCAAAGCCGTCACAATTTAAATTACTGGCAGAACGGTGATTATCTGGGAATAGGTTGTGGTGCCCACGGTAAGATAACCGATATTAACGGGCAAACGATTCATCGCACGGTGAAAATAAAACACCCGAAAGGTTATTTAGAGCCTGGACGATCGGCGTTGGATCATTGGCATCAGGTAGCGGAAGCGGAGCGCCCATTTGAATACATGATGAATCGCCTGCGCTTATTCAAACCTTTTAGCCTGTCAGACTATCAACAGGCTACGGGATTAGGCGCAGACAGCATCGATGACGCCCTTCAACAGGCCTGCGGCAAAGGGCTGCTGGAGGCCAGGAATAATCACTTTCAGGTCACCCCACAAGGGCACCGATATTTAAACGATTTACTGTCGTTGTTCTTATAA
- a CDS encoding XTP/dITP diphosphatase, producing MKQSLVLATGNPGKVNELSELLAEHHIEVLPQSDFDVPDVPETGTTFVENAIIKARHAAKCTGLPAIADDSGLEVDFLKGQPGIYSARYAGEAGNDAANNEKLMQAMEIAPENQRSARFQCVLVYMRHADDPTPVICQGTWEGSIVTEPQGDEGFGYDPLFWVDAHKCTSAELPRAVKNQLSHRGKALKQLLSHFKHLD from the coding sequence ATGAAACAGTCTTTGGTATTAGCCACCGGTAACCCGGGCAAAGTTAACGAGCTTTCAGAACTTTTGGCAGAGCACCATATTGAAGTGCTTCCGCAAAGTGACTTTGACGTACCGGATGTGCCAGAAACCGGTACAACCTTTGTTGAAAATGCCATCATTAAAGCCCGTCATGCAGCGAAATGCACAGGTCTGCCTGCTATCGCTGATGATTCCGGCCTGGAAGTCGATTTTCTTAAAGGCCAACCCGGTATTTATTCGGCACGCTACGCAGGAGAAGCCGGCAACGATGCTGCCAATAATGAAAAACTGATGCAAGCGATGGAAATCGCTCCTGAAAATCAGCGAAGTGCTCGTTTTCAATGCGTATTGGTTTATATGCGCCATGCCGATGACCCTACCCCAGTTATTTGTCAGGGAACCTGGGAAGGCAGCATAGTCACCGAGCCTCAAGGCGATGAAGGCTTTGGCTATGATCCGCTGTTCTGGGTGGATGCGCACAAATGTACCTCAGCAGAATTGCCCCGTGCGGTTAAAAACCAGTTGAGTCATCGTGGTAAAGCCCTTAAACAACTTTTGAGCCATTTTAAACATCTGGATTAA
- a CDS encoding DUF4426 domain-containing protein encodes MFKPWLLLVTCLVFMSTASAQQQERYVKQLGDMEVHYIGIPTSFLTPEVAQSYKIERSRYRGLVNIVALDTTDEDKKPLNVGISGTATNLVGQSFNLEFTKVSEGGAIYYLATVDYPNDETYRFDILINNKGDEQRLKFTQKFYVEE; translated from the coding sequence ATGTTTAAGCCTTGGTTATTGTTAGTTACATGTCTTGTATTTATGAGTACTGCCTCTGCGCAACAACAGGAAAGATACGTTAAGCAACTGGGCGATATGGAAGTCCACTACATTGGCATACCCACCTCCTTTTTGACACCTGAAGTGGCACAAAGCTATAAAATCGAGCGAAGCCGATATCGTGGCCTGGTGAATATTGTCGCTCTGGATACCACCGATGAAGACAAGAAACCTCTGAATGTGGGTATTTCCGGTACCGCTACTAACCTGGTGGGCCAGTCCTTTAATCTCGAATTCACGAAAGTATCCGAAGGCGGTGCCATCTATTACCTTGCCACTGTCGACTATCCAAATGATGAAACCTATCGCTTTGATATTCTCATTAACAACAAAGGCGATGAACAACGTCTTAAGTTCACCCAAAAATTTTATGTTGAAGAGTAA